One window of the Anaeromyxobacter sp. genome contains the following:
- a CDS encoding NADH:ubiquinone oxidoreductase, which translates to MLKAIQVRISQGRQYLPDLRTATPRGFRGLPVLVGDPCPEACRACLEACPAEALALAPLRLDLGRCLLCGDCAPACPPARIEFTPEHRMASDSPGGLVVVEGAAAPPAVAVSRALTEAFGRSLRLRSVSSGGCGGCELELNALGNVNFDLGRHGIEFVASPRHADGLVLTGPLTGNMREALDLAWEAVPAPRFVVAVGACAISGGPYAGSSVLARGFLGREVPALYVPGCPPHPLTIISGILDLLGIDLPAPLSPPPAWAATPPAPAGEAAPRSGGT; encoded by the coding sequence ATGCTGAAGGCCATCCAGGTCCGGATCTCACAGGGGCGGCAGTACCTGCCGGACCTCCGCACCGCCACCCCCAGGGGCTTCCGTGGGCTGCCCGTGCTGGTCGGCGACCCGTGCCCGGAGGCCTGCCGGGCCTGCCTCGAGGCCTGCCCCGCCGAGGCCCTGGCGCTGGCGCCCCTCCGGCTGGACCTGGGGCGCTGCCTCCTGTGCGGCGACTGCGCCCCGGCCTGCCCACCGGCCAGGATCGAGTTCACCCCGGAGCACCGGATGGCCTCGGACTCCCCGGGCGGGCTGGTGGTGGTCGAGGGCGCCGCCGCCCCGCCCGCCGTGGCCGTCTCCCGGGCCCTCACCGAGGCCTTCGGCCGGTCGCTCAGGCTCCGCTCGGTCTCCTCCGGCGGCTGCGGCGGCTGCGAGCTCGAGCTCAACGCCCTGGGCAACGTCAACTTCGACCTGGGCCGCCACGGCATCGAGTTCGTGGCCTCGCCCCGACACGCGGACGGCCTGGTCCTGACCGGCCCGCTCACCGGCAACATGCGCGAGGCGCTCGACCTCGCCTGGGAGGCCGTGCCGGCGCCGCGCTTCGTCGTCGCGGTCGGCGCCTGCGCCATCTCCGGCGGCCCCTACGCCGGGTCGAGCGTCCTGGCGCGCGGGTTCCTGGGTCGGGAGGTGCCGGCGCTCTACGTCCCGGGCTGCCCCCCGCACCCCCTCACCATCATCAGCGGGATCCTCGACCTCCTCGGCATCGACCTCCCGGCGCCGCTCAGCCCGCCGCCGGCCTGGGCGGCGACGCCCCCAGCACCGGCTGGGGAGGCTGCGCCAAGAAGTGGGGGGACATGA
- a CDS encoding mechanosensitive ion channel, with amino-acid sequence MAHPPQRTADLLARLLAAAPAEAAPALGTTSLEQFPLRGLIHSVAATALLALLLWGLVGLRRLASGWLAHLAQRRAEGLARRGIDFGPLIRAVVRTVVLGGFWVLLVGLVDAWLAFVLGRFEATAPWAAALNGRVLEVLAGVGLEVVRAIPGLVAVFVIVLLARGTTSFLAGVFGRAEAGTLAMPGLHPETLKATRRLATALVWVVALAASYPYLPGTSSEGFKGLSLVLGVMISLGSTGLVSQAMSGLVVVYSRSLAAGDYVRLGETEGVVSEVGMLSTKVITLRGEEVTVPNSVVVGGPVRNFTRLTRGQGAQVSTTVTIGYDAPWRTVEALLLAAAAQTAGLRADVKPFVLQRELQDFYVVYDLVARLEVPLDRPQVLSRLHANIQDGFNAAGVQIMSPHFLAQPPQPVLGASPPRPAAG; translated from the coding sequence ATGGCCCACCCGCCGCAACGCACCGCCGACCTGCTGGCCCGCCTGCTGGCCGCTGCGCCAGCCGAGGCCGCGCCGGCGCTGGGGACCACCAGCCTGGAGCAGTTCCCGCTGCGCGGCCTGATCCACTCGGTGGCGGCCACGGCCCTGCTGGCGCTGCTCCTGTGGGGCCTGGTGGGCCTGCGGCGGCTGGCCTCCGGCTGGCTGGCGCACCTGGCCCAGCGGCGCGCCGAGGGGCTGGCGAGGCGCGGGATCGACTTCGGCCCCCTCATCCGCGCCGTGGTGCGCACCGTGGTGCTGGGCGGCTTCTGGGTGCTGCTGGTGGGGCTGGTGGACGCCTGGCTGGCCTTCGTGCTGGGGCGCTTCGAGGCCACCGCGCCGTGGGCTGCGGCACTCAACGGCCGGGTGCTCGAGGTGCTGGCCGGCGTCGGGCTGGAGGTGGTGCGGGCCATCCCCGGGCTGGTGGCGGTCTTCGTCATCGTGCTGCTGGCGCGCGGCACCACCAGCTTCCTGGCGGGGGTGTTCGGGCGGGCCGAGGCCGGCACCCTGGCCATGCCCGGGCTGCACCCCGAGACGCTCAAGGCGACCCGCCGCCTGGCCACCGCGCTGGTCTGGGTGGTGGCGCTGGCCGCCTCCTACCCGTACCTGCCCGGCACCAGCTCGGAGGGCTTCAAGGGGCTCTCGCTGGTGCTGGGCGTGATGATCTCGCTGGGGTCCACCGGCCTGGTGTCGCAGGCCATGAGCGGGCTGGTGGTGGTCTACTCCCGCTCGCTGGCGGCGGGGGACTACGTCCGGCTGGGCGAGACCGAGGGGGTGGTGAGCGAGGTGGGGATGCTCTCCACCAAGGTGATCACGCTCCGGGGCGAGGAGGTGACCGTCCCCAACAGCGTGGTGGTGGGGGGGCCGGTGCGCAACTTCACCCGCCTGACCCGCGGCCAGGGCGCCCAGGTCTCCACCACGGTGACCATCGGCTACGACGCCCCCTGGCGCACGGTGGAGGCGCTGCTGCTGGCGGCCGCGGCCCAGACCGCCGGCCTGCGCGCCGACGTGAAGCCCTTCGTGCTGCAGCGCGAGCTGCAGGACTTCTACGTGGTCTACGACCTGGTGGCCCGGCTGGAGGTGCCGCTGGACCGGCCGCAGGTGCTGTCGCGGCTGCACGCCAACATCCAGGACGGCTTCAACGCGGCCGGGGTCCAGATCATGTCCCCCCACTTCTTGGCGCAGCCTCCCCAGCCGGTGCTGGGGGCGTCGCCGCCCAGGCCGGCGGCGGGCTGA